The window TAATCTATATGATAAGCTTGAAAAAAGCCAGGAGGAACTTGATACCAAAGGTAGCAAAGGCAGAATTCCCTCGGTAAAGACAAATATCGAAGACATCCTTCAAGATACCCTTCTTTCAGAAGAAGATAATGCTTATTTTGTTGCGAAAACGAGAGACGGCGACAGTACATTGCAACTGATTCCGGTTCACTCAAATGAAAATAAATACTTGCTCGATGATACTTTGCAACTTACAGAAAAAATTCCCGAAAAACTCTCCCTTCAACTCCAAAAATTTTTGGCAGAAAATACAATTTCTGTCAGTAGCCCAAGATCATTTGTAAGAAATATCCTTAAATCGCCAACATTCTTAGCCAACGGGTCAACTCTAACGAAATGGCAAAATAAATTGAACAAAATAGGTCCTCTGAAAGGGAAATATTTTATTCTTTTGGACCAGGACAGAACTATATCGCATTCCTTCGGTAAAAATGAGTATCATATTCAATACGATACCGAATTCGGATTAAGAATCCAAACACATCAGGTGAATTAAATCATGCCTCAGAAAAAAGCAGTAGCTAAGAAAAAAACGCAATCAAGAGAAAAAGCAAAGGAGCGGGAACAAACCGATTTTAGTTTCAATCTTTTGACAGAGCCTTGGCTGCCTGTCATTAGTCTGAAAAAAGAAAAACAATTTCTCAATCTAAACGAATTTCTCAAAAACGCTCATACATTAGAACGTTTCGATTTTCCTTTACCAGGTTTAGAAACGGCTGTTATACGATTTCTAGTCGCATTAGTTCATATAGTGGGCGCCCCTGAAACCCTTAAAGAATGGGAAGAAAAACTCTCTAAGGGCAAGTTTGAGGAAGGCTTCATCAAAGAATTGAATGCAAAGTATTCCGATAAACTGGATTTATTTAGCAAGAAAGATCCCTTTATGCAAGAAGCGAACTTGGCGAAATCTGAGGAAGGTATAGATGGAGTAGATAGGCTAATTAGTTTTTTCCCCTATGCTACAAACCAAATTCACTGGAATCATAAATTTGCCGAGCAAAGTGTAAACCTAACAGCTATTTCATGTGCCTCTGCAGTTAGTTTACTATTATTTAGTCATTCAACGATGATGGCAGGTGGAGCAGGCTACAAACCCGGCATTAATGGAGTTCCTCCGTTAATGATTTTATTAAAAGGAACGAATCTATACAACTCTATCTTTTTAAACGTGTTGAATGGAAATTTTGTTAATTCATTATTTGATCAAAAGTATCTAGGAAAAAATACTTCTGCATTTCCGATCTTTAAAAAAGGAGAAATTTCTTCTGAAAAAATCAACTTACAAATGGGACTCCTTTGGAAATCAAGAGACCTATTGCTTATGCCTGAGCGAAGCGAAGAATTCTCCTGCTCTCTATCTGGCAGAAAGAGTAATATATTAATTAAAAATGTGATATTTAATCCGCAGAGCATATTCACTAAGAAGGACTCCTTCTGGCATGATCCAACAATCATCAAAATAGATGCTGGTAGCAAAGGAATAAAAAAAATGACTACCCAAAATAGAGACCTTCCTGCCTGGAAAGAATATCCGTCTTTAATTAACACAAAAGGAAGGAATGGAAATAAAAGAATCTTCTTTCCTCCGTTAGTAATTCAGCAACTATCTACAATCCAGCCAATCAGAAAACGTCCTAAAGGAAATATCATGATATTCTCCTTAGCAACGGATAATAAGGCTAAAATATTCGAAATCAGTGAAAACGAATATTTTTTCAACCCGACATTTATTGATAACGAAGATTCAATCAAAGCAATCGAAGGATTCGTCAATAGCGTAGAACAATTTCAATGGAAATTACAATCGGCATTAAAGATCGCATATAAAATTAGACCAGGCTCAAACATACGTCCTCCTTCATTCGAAGCTGCATATTGGCACGAAATCGGATCTAATTTTGAAGAAGCCTTGGAGCGACTTTCTATCGAAGACGATATCAATCTAATTCAAAACTCCTGGAACGAGCTTCTGGCAAATCATGTTTGGAAAACATTTTACAAACATACAGAAAAATTAATACTAAATCCCAAAAATCTCAAACAATACCAAGCAGGAAATCAGTTTTTGGAAAAACAAATTCAGAATGTATTACTTAAACATAAGAGGAAAGCAAAATGAATACTGCAACTATGGATCGCAACCACGCCATTATTAAGAGAATCTCTGAACTTTCTAATGGTGATCTCGCTGTTCTCAGAAGGTGTAATAAAAACCCTCTCGAAACAGAGAGATTACTTCCTATTCTTGGAAAACTTGGTTTTTTGAATTCTCCCGAACGGTCGCTCGTGGCGTGTCTTTATGCAGCTTACCATGCCCCGGGAGACCAACCTTATACGAATTCGAAATTTAACTTCGGAGAAGCTTTTCAAAAAGCATATAACCCCGATTTAAAAAATGATAAAGACATCAGATTCCGTGGACTTTTAGCTACTACTGATCTAAATCAACTTGCTTACCGTCTGAGACAAGCAACTCGGTTAATTAAATCTAAAGCCGGTCTCATTGATTTCTCCATTCTGTTGAGAGACCTTTATTCT is drawn from Leptospira fainei serovar Hurstbridge str. BUT 6 and contains these coding sequences:
- the casA gene encoding type I-E CRISPR-associated protein Cse1/CasA: MPQKKAVAKKKTQSREKAKEREQTDFSFNLLTEPWLPVISLKKEKQFLNLNEFLKNAHTLERFDFPLPGLETAVIRFLVALVHIVGAPETLKEWEEKLSKGKFEEGFIKELNAKYSDKLDLFSKKDPFMQEANLAKSEEGIDGVDRLISFFPYATNQIHWNHKFAEQSVNLTAISCASAVSLLLFSHSTMMAGGAGYKPGINGVPPLMILLKGTNLYNSIFLNVLNGNFVNSLFDQKYLGKNTSAFPIFKKGEISSEKINLQMGLLWKSRDLLLMPERSEEFSCSLSGRKSNILIKNVIFNPQSIFTKKDSFWHDPTIIKIDAGSKGIKKMTTQNRDLPAWKEYPSLINTKGRNGNKRIFFPPLVIQQLSTIQPIRKRPKGNIMIFSLATDNKAKIFEISENEYFFNPTFIDNEDSIKAIEGFVNSVEQFQWKLQSALKIAYKIRPGSNIRPPSFEAAYWHEIGSNFEEALERLSIEDDINLIQNSWNELLANHVWKTFYKHTEKLILNPKNLKQYQAGNQFLEKQIQNVLLKHKRKAK
- the casB gene encoding type I-E CRISPR-associated protein Cse2/CasB gives rise to the protein MNTATMDRNHAIIKRISELSNGDLAVLRRCNKNPLETERLLPILGKLGFLNSPERSLVACLYAAYHAPGDQPYTNSKFNFGEAFQKAYNPDLKNDKDIRFRGLLATTDLNQLAYRLRQATRLIKSKAGLIDFSILLRDLYSWNSDNKWVQREWAKGYYSSFNNDQTTPPQEDDPSFDDIEENE